In Sebaldella termitidis ATCC 33386, one DNA window encodes the following:
- a CDS encoding BglG family transcription antiterminator: MKINNRLLKILNFLEKKPETNIKEISAYLDISERSVRYEIENLNFLLGLNNLPPVKKGSKGSILFDREVKNENLTVFLDNIDTCSKEERIRYIKLIFLSEETVNISSLARSLDVSRTTVRADIKEITAEFSSDNVIVIDNKLYLSEKNIRNLILKYFHEDLIQFYYYNKETMDKNMLLDYFYPYISDLNITYLKQFIDDILIKLKNNANNFHEYTFTYLILLYIRVKNNKKIQKVENESFLYNTGEYHIIAEELEKLETKIKIKFSKEERLLLCDYILGFLSYSYNTSIFEYWIKTEVIIKNLINKVNTHTQINISGDEELLSSLLSHIKPTIYRLKNNLAVEDDIYIEAVEAYPELFNIIKNALFELEELIGKKIPDSEIALFTLHFLASLERNKENKRKKVILICGGGYGTSMLVAGQIKQNYNLEIIDTISYMQFLDYDISNIDLVITTLKLRKDAKRHIEIPLIKISPFFTYNDQKKLSRFLMKKKFSDEKLQTILKIIEKNSIVKNRNTLISELSEALTEKSRDKETKEVKDLLYFISKEKSTLVKDKISWEKALEICGNMLVKTRDVSEKYIDEIHNLTENFGSHFVLENGIAIPHGEVGKNVFNSSISILLSKKPVIFPEGKKAFLIFFISAKTTKDHLKSVEDIMELSRNKEFLDEISLVKNSDLIIKTIAKYLK, encoded by the coding sequence ATGAAAATCAATAATCGATTATTAAAAATTCTGAATTTTCTGGAAAAGAAACCGGAAACCAATATAAAGGAAATTTCCGCTTATTTGGATATTTCAGAAAGAAGCGTACGTTATGAAATAGAAAATCTAAATTTTTTACTCGGTCTGAATAATCTTCCACCGGTAAAAAAAGGATCCAAGGGAAGTATTCTATTCGACAGGGAAGTAAAAAATGAAAATCTGACTGTTTTTTTGGATAACATTGATACATGTTCCAAAGAAGAACGTATCAGATACATAAAACTGATTTTTCTGTCTGAAGAAACAGTTAATATAAGTTCTCTTGCACGAAGCCTTGATGTGAGCAGAACTACAGTTAGAGCTGATATCAAAGAAATTACTGCCGAATTTTCATCTGACAATGTTATTGTCATAGATAATAAACTCTATCTGAGCGAAAAAAATATAAGAAATCTTATTCTGAAGTATTTTCATGAAGATCTTATACAGTTTTACTACTATAATAAGGAAACAATGGATAAGAATATGCTTTTGGATTATTTTTATCCTTATATATCAGATTTAAATATCACATATTTGAAACAATTTATAGATGATATTCTGATAAAACTAAAAAATAATGCTAATAATTTTCACGAATATACTTTTACCTATCTTATACTATTATATATAAGGGTAAAAAATAATAAAAAGATTCAAAAGGTCGAAAACGAAAGCTTTCTTTATAATACAGGCGAATATCATATTATCGCAGAAGAGCTGGAAAAACTGGAAACAAAAATCAAAATCAAATTTTCAAAAGAAGAAAGACTCCTGCTTTGTGATTATATCCTCGGCTTTTTATCCTATTCCTATAATACATCTATTTTTGAATACTGGATAAAAACAGAAGTTATTATAAAAAATCTTATTAATAAAGTAAACACACATACACAAATTAATATTTCCGGTGACGAGGAGCTGCTCAGCAGTCTTCTGAGCCATATAAAACCGACTATTTACAGATTGAAAAATAATCTCGCCGTCGAAGACGATATCTATATTGAAGCTGTTGAAGCTTATCCGGAGTTATTCAATATTATTAAAAATGCTCTTTTTGAATTGGAAGAGCTTATCGGCAAAAAAATACCCGACTCCGAAATTGCTTTATTCACACTTCATTTTCTGGCTTCGCTTGAAAGGAATAAAGAAAACAAAAGAAAAAAAGTTATTCTCATATGCGGCGGAGGATACGGTACTTCTATGCTTGTAGCCGGTCAGATTAAACAAAATTATAATCTTGAAATTATTGATACTATTTCTTATATGCAGTTTCTGGATTACGATATTTCGAACATCGATCTGGTAATAACCACGCTGAAATTAAGGAAGGATGCTAAAAGACATATAGAAATTCCGCTTATAAAAATCTCACCTTTTTTTACTTATAATGATCAAAAAAAACTAAGCAGATTTCTTATGAAAAAAAAATTCAGCGATGAAAAATTACAGACCATACTTAAAATAATAGAAAAAAACAGTATTGTAAAAAACAGGAATACACTTATTTCAGAGTTATCAGAAGCTCTGACTGAAAAAAGCCGAGATAAGGAAACTAAAGAAGTAAAAGACCTGCTTTACTTTATCTCAAAAGAAAAAAGTACACTGGTCAAGGATAAGATAAGCTGGGAGAAAGCCTTGGAAATCTGCGGGAATATGCTGGTAAAAACCCGGGACGTAAGTGAAAAATACATTGATGAAATTCATAATCTTACAGAAAATTTTGGTTCTCACTTTGTTTTGGAAAATGGAATTGCTATTCCTCACGGGGAAGTGGGGAAAAATGTTTTTAATTCCTCTATAAGTATACTGCTTTCCAAAAAACCGGTAATTTTCCCCGAGGGAAAAAAAGCATTCCTGATTTTTTTTATCAGTGCCAAAACCACTAAAGATCATTTGAAGAGTGTGGAAGATATAATGGAGCTTTCCCGCAATAAGGAATTTCTGGACGAAATATCTTTAGTAAAAAATTCTGATTTAATTATAAAAACTATAGCAAAATATCTAAAATAA